One region of Zootoca vivipara chromosome 7, rZooViv1.1, whole genome shotgun sequence genomic DNA includes:
- the RGS2 gene encoding regulator of G-protein signaling 2 encodes MQSAMFLALQHNRSPMERSASNCQSKEEKKGKMKRTIMKDWKSRLSYFLQNSSSSTTAKANKKGRQKACIRPSPEEAQLWSEAFDELLANKYGLAAFRAFLKSEFCEENIDFWLACEDFKKTKSPQKMTAKAKKIYSDFIEKEAPKEINIDFQTKNTIAQNLQEATDTCFSTAQKRVYSLMENNSYPRFLESEFYQELCKMPINKEPQGT; translated from the exons ATGCAGAGTGCAATGTTTCTGGCTCTCCAGCACAACCGCAGCCCAATGGAGAGGAGCGCCAGCAACTGCCAGagcaaagaagagaaaaaagggaAGATGAAGAGAACCAT cATGAAAGATTGGAAATCACGGTTGAGTTACTTCCTGCAGAACTCTTCCAGTTCTACCACTGCAAAGGCCAACAAGAAAGGGCGGCAAAAGGCATGTATTAG GCCGTCTCCCGAGGAAGCCCAGCTATGGTCGGAAGCATTTGATGAGCTGCTTGCTAACAAAT ATGGTCTGGCAGCGTTCAGAGCATTCTTGAAATCTGAGTTTTGTGAAGAGAACATTGACTTCTGGCTGGCTTGTGAGGATTTCAAGAAAACGAAGTCCCCACAGAAAATGACCGCCAAGGCTAAGAAAATTTACAGCGACTTTATTGAAAAGGAAGCTCCCAAAGAG ATCAACATAGACTTTCAGACCAAGAATACCATTGCTCAGAACCTCCAAGAGGCTACAGATACTTGCTTCAGCACAGCCCAGAAGAGAGTCTACAGCTTGATGGAGAATAATTCCTATCCACGGTTCCTGGAGTCTGAATTCTACCAGGAGTTGTGTAAAATGCCAATCAATAAGGAGCCTCAGGGGACATGA